One window from the genome of Rhinolophus ferrumequinum isolate MPI-CBG mRhiFer1 chromosome 10, mRhiFer1_v1.p, whole genome shotgun sequence encodes:
- the ANKRD33 gene encoding photoreceptor ankyrin repeat protein, with protein MLAAQAGHVSLVSLLLNYYAGLDLERRDQRGLTALMKAAMRDRSECVAALLMAGADLTAVDPVRGQTALEWAVLTDSFNTVQRIRQLLRRPQVQQLSQHYQPEWPALPGLVAQAQAQASPSLLERLQAALSLPSAHSPQEGGVLDHLVTITTSLASPFLTTACHTLCPDCPPALGTQSKSVPELLGTGPPPPPVPQPPQIFPGRRVLIHYQSPQGMLSMCPQWLQPRDNTSPQIPKVLLSKAPSSPSQCKPEPGPAKRRSLTLPVWRYQELRMQRRRQEEEARWAQSQGKMD; from the exons ATGCTGGCTGCCCAAGCAG GCCATGTGTCTCTGGTGAGTCTCCTGCTCAACTACTACGCGGGCCTGGACCTGGAGCGCCGGGACCAGCGGGGGCTAACAGCGCTGATGAAGGCTGCCATGCGGGACCGCTCTGAATGTGTGGCTGCCCTCCTCATGGCAG GTGCTGACCTGACCGCAGTGGATCCTGTTCGGGGCCAGACGGCTCTGGAGTGGGCAGTGCTGACCGACAGCTTCAACACTGTGCAAAGGATCCGGCAGCTGCTGCGGCGGCCCCAGGTACAGCAGCTCAGCCAGCATTACCAACCAGAGTGGCCAGCCTTgcccgggctcgtggcccaggcccaggcccaggcttcCCCATCTCTCCTAGAGAGACTACAGGCTGCCTTGAGCCTCCCCTCTGCCCACTCTCCTCAGGAGGGGGGTGTCCTGGACCACCTTGTGACCATCACGACCAGCCTGGCCAGTCCCTTCCTCACCACTGCCTGCCACACCCTGTGCCCTGACTGCCCGCCTGCACTGGGCACCCAAAGCAAATCTGTGCCAGAGCTGCTAGGCACtggtcctcccccacccccagtaccCCAGCCCCCCCAGATATTCCCTGGCCGCCGGGTTCTCATCCATTACCAGAGTCCTCAAGGCATGTTGAGCATGTGCCCTCAGTGGCTACAGCCCAGGGACAATACCAGTCCCCAAATCCCCAAGGTGCTCCTCTCCAAGGCACCCTCATCTCCTAGCCAGTGCAAACCAGAGCCTGGGCCTGCAAAGCGTCGCAGTCTGACCCTTCCTGTCTGGAGATACCAGGAGCTCAGAAtgcagaggaggaggcaggaggaggaagccaggtgggcacagagccagggGAAGATGGACTAG